A genomic region of Raphanus sativus cultivar WK10039 chromosome 6, ASM80110v3, whole genome shotgun sequence contains the following coding sequences:
- the LOC108806437 gene encoding uncharacterized protein LOC108806437 gives MTTRIAPGVGANLLGQHSAERNQEATVYVGGLEPQLSEELLWELFVQSGPVVNVYVPKDRVTGLHLGYGFIEFRSEEDADYAIKVLNMIKIHGKPIRVNKASQDKKSLDVGANLFIGNLDPDVDEKILYDTFSAFGGIASNPKIMRDPDTGSSRGFGFISYDSFDASDAAIEAMTGQYLCNRQITVSYAYKKDTKGERHGTPAERLLAATNPIAQKSRPHTLFASGPPTAPQANGIPRPFANGGMQPVPIPGPRPTPPPPPPQVYQTQPPSWQSQPHQQQHGLAVPPPMQYRPPQGMPPPPPPQFLHHQQGFGGPRPPPPPPQAMGMNQHGWPPQHMQQGGPPPPQQPMHLHHHMSMPPPPPPHQG, from the exons ATGACGACTCGAATAGCTCCGGGAGTCGGAGCCAATCTTCTCGGCCAACACTCCGCCGAGAGGAACCAAGAAGCTACTGTTTACGTCGGTGGTCTCGAGCCCCAG CTTTCTGAAGAATTGCTTTGGGAACTGTTCGTACAATCCGGCCCAGTTG TTAACGTCTACGTCCCGAAAGATAGGGTGACAGGTCTTCACCTAGGTTATGGATTCATTGAGTTCCGTAGCGAGGAAGATGCTGACTAT GCCATTAAGGTTCTTAACATGATTAAGATCCATGGGAAGCCTATACGTGTTAACAAG GCTTCTCAAGATAAGAAGAGTTTGGATGTTGGTGCTAACCTTTTCATTGGAAACCTTGACCCT GACGTGGATGAAAAGATCTTGTATGATACTTTCAGTGCATTTGGTGGGATCGCTTCTAATCCTAAG ATCATGCGAGATCCTGATACAGGGAGCTCACGAGGTTTTGGTTTCATCAGCTATGACTCCTTTGACGCATCTGATGCTGCTATTGag GCAATGACCGGACAGTATCTGTGTAATCGTCAAATAACAGTCTCTTACGCATACAAGAAAGACACCAAAGGAGAGCGCCATGGTACTCCAGCAG AGAGGCTTTTGGCTGCCACAAATCCAATTGCCCAGAAAAGCAGACCCCATACTCTATTCGCAAGCGGTCCACCAACTGCTCCTCAAGCTAATGGTATACCACGTCCGTTTGCCAATGGCGGCATGCAACCTGTTCCGATCCCGGGTCCTCGTCCAACACCgccaccacctcctccacaagTCTACCAAACTCAGCCACCATCTTGGCAATCTCAGCCTCATCAACAACAGCACGGCTTAGCGGTTCCACCGCCCATGCAGTATCGTCCTCCTCAAGGCATGCCACCGCCACCACCTCCCCAGTTTCTTCATCACCAACAAGGTTTTGGCGGTCCaaggccaccaccaccacctcctcaaGCCATGGGAATGAACCAACATGGGTGGCCCCCGCAACACATGCAGCAAGGTGGACCACCACCGCCACAACAACCAATGCACCTCCATCATCACATGTCTAtgcctccaccaccaccaccacaccaAGGCTGA
- the LOC108809408 gene encoding transcription repressor OFP7-like: protein MAKRFKIKISRILSFKSCRSKDPSDLPFNPVRSFPRPPPPPANPTTTVPPRRRSSFRQHVFTTFGCGSTRRRSSTPLDVSRRNSRSLSPPHTPTFQWESEEKWHVIAQEDGREYETPRRKIYDGDDRRRSVKKERHARRRGSISSAEEYEEETGRESLLPSSTNLSPESSSSGLPRVTRRRRRHQKRNNTSLVVEEKSDESSSPPPSPARLSSFVQRFIPCTAAAPVVMEGVAVVKRSEDPYEDFKGSMMEMIVEKNMFEVAELEQLLSCFLTLNAKRHHRMIVKAFSEVWVALFSGGNNSSRRSSVRLSDYDEC, encoded by the coding sequence ATGGCGAAACGTTTCAAAATAAAGATATCAAGAATCCTCTCCTTCAAATCTTGCCGTTCAAAAGATCCTTCCGATCTCCCTTTCAATCCTGTCCGTTCATTTCCCCGCCCACCTCCTCCACCGGCTAACCCAACAACTACCGTGCCACCCCGTCGTCGTTCTTCTTTTAGACAACACGTGTTTACCACTTTTGGCTGCGGCTCAACTCGGCGACGCTCTTCTACACCGTTGGATGTTTCTCGGAGGAATTCACGGTCGTTATCGCCGCCGCATACGCCGACGTTTCAGTGGGAAAGCGAGGAAAAATGGCACGTGATTGCTCAAGAAGATGGTAGAGAATACGAAACGCCTCGTCGGAAAATATACGACGGTGATGATCGCCGGCGATCGGTGAAGAAAGAGAGACACGCACGGCGGCGAGGGAGCATTTCCTCCGCCGAAGAATACGAAGAGGAGACGGGGAGAGAGAGTCTCTTACCATCTTCCACAAACCTCTCCCCGGAAAGTTCTTCTTCTGGGCTTCCACGTGTCACCAGACGACGGAGACGCCATCAGAAGAGAAACAACACGTCGTTGGTTGTTGAGGAGAAAAGCGACGAGTCGTCTTCTCCGCCACCGTCTCCGGCAAGACTGTCATCCTTCGTGCAGAGATTTATCCCGTGTACGGCGGCGGCACCGGTTGTGATGGAAGGAGTGGCGGTGGTGAAGAGATCGGAGGATCCGTACGAAGACTTCAAGGGATCAATGATGGAGATGATAGTAGAGAAGAACATGTTTGAAGTGGCTGAGCTTGAGCAGCTTCTCAGCTGCTTCCTAACGCTAAACGCGAAACGCCACCACCGCATGATTGTTAAAGCGTTTTCTGAGGTTTGGGTTGCTTTGTTCTCCGGTGGCAATAACAGCAGCCGAAGATCCAGTGTTCGACTCTCGGATTATGATGAATGTTAG